In a genomic window of Rhododendron vialii isolate Sample 1 chromosome 12a, ASM3025357v1:
- the LOC131310494 gene encoding F-box/FBD/LRR-repeat protein At1g13570-like isoform X2, giving the protein MRKKGSSRITGSKKKMPDSTSDIISHLPGNVLDKILMCLPIQDAVRTSLLSREWRYVWVKLPQLVFDEMFYRDLKETMHAKLLMIIYKVMFLHRGPIIKFALSLDGLESCSEIDQWILYVSNNDIQDFTLRIWNGELYKLPSSLYTCSLLKHLSLRSCMLKPPPGFEGFTRLLSLNLDEVVIADDVLSSLISSCPLLEQLTLNNSTSLNSVEVIGPNLKSVCCFSHIRSICFTNTSHLANVSLYLKGAKDGEEISSSVVLLDSIPVIEFLELDFRYVKGIAACGVPTRLPTTLNNLKKIVLYDICFDERDEVSVLICLIRSSPNLEKITIHAFHDMTSAISVALDFSEVHCCSDVSLNQLRKADMKIFSGTKPELEFIKLLLAKSLMLETMLIELKAQNVADELRILEELTRFDVHHLKQK; this is encoded by the exons ATGAGGAAAAAGGGTAGTTCAAGAATAACCgggtcaaaaaagaaaatgcctGACTCGACTTCAGACATAATTAGTCATCTTCCAGGCAATGTACTTGATAAAATCTTAATGTGTTTGCCGATACAAGATGCAGTGAGGACAAGTCTTTTGTCACGGGAATGGAGATATGTGTGGGTGAAGCTTCCTCAACTGGTATTTGATGAGATGTTCTACAGAGATTTGAAAGAAACGATGCATGCTAAACTTTTGATGATTATTTATAAAGTTATGTTTCTTCACCGTGGACCAATAATCAAGTTTGCACTCTCGTTAGATGGACTGGAAAGCTGTTCTGAGATCGACCAGTGGATACTTTATGTTTCAAACAATGATATCCAGGACTTCACCCTTCGCATTTGGAACGGGGAACTTTATAAGTTGCCATCATCGCTATATACGTGTTCGCTACTCAAGCATTTGAGTCTCCGTTCTTGTATGCTTAAACCTCCTCCTGGATTTGAAGGGTTTACCAGGCTCCTTTCTCTCAATCTTGATGAAGTTGTAATTGCTGATGACGTACTGTCAAGTCTGATCTCCAGTTGCCCATTACTCGAACAGCTGACACTTAATAACTCCACCAGTTTAAATTCCGTTGAAGTAATTGGTCCTAATCTTAAATCTGTATGTTGTTTTAGCCATATAAGATCTATTTGTTTCACAAATACTTCTCATCTCGCAAACGTCTCACTATATTTGAAAGGAGCGAAAGATGGAGAAGAAATATCTAGCTCTGTCGTGCTTCTTGACAGTATACCTGTCATTGAGTTTCTGGAATTGGACTTCCGTTATGTTAAG GGCATAGCTGCATGTGGTGTACCAACGAGGCTTCCAACTACTTTGAACAACCTTAAAAAGATTGTGTTATATGATATTTGTTTTGATGAACGAGATGAGGTCTCCGTTCTTATTTGCTTAATTAGAAGTTCCCCGAACTTGGAAAAAATTACTATTCAC GCATTTCACGATATGACTTCTGCTATTAGTGTTGCTCTAGATTTTTCGGAAGTGCATTGCTGTTCAGATGTCTCTTTGAATCAACTTCGCAAAGCGGATATGAAAATTTTTTCGGGTACAAAGCCTGAATTGGAGTTTATTAAGCTTTTGCTAGCCAAATCACTGATGCTGGAGACAATGCTTATTGAGCTGAAAGCACAGAATGTTGCTGATGAGTTAAGGATTCTAGAAGAGTTGACAAGATTTGACGTGCATCACCTCAAGCAGAAATGA
- the LOC131310494 gene encoding F-box/FBD/LRR-repeat protein At1g13570-like isoform X1 codes for MRKKGSSRITGSKKKMPDSTSDIISHLPGNVLDKILMCLPIQDAVRTSLLSREWRYVWVKLPQLVFDEMFYRDLKETMHAKLLMIIYKVMFLHRGPIIKFALSLDGLESCSEIDQWILYVSNNDIQDFTLRIWNGELYKLPSSLYTCSLLKHLSLRSCMLKPPPGFEGFTRLLSLNLDEVVIADDVLSSLISSCPLLEQLTLNNSTSLNSVEVIGPNLKSVCCFSHIRSICFTNTSHLANVSLYLKGAKDGEEISSSVVLLDSIPVIEFLELDFRYVKGIAACGVPTRLPTTLNNLKKIVLYDICFDERDEVSVLICLIRSSPNLEKITIHAFPIATFAISVDLDFSEMHGCSDVSLNLLRKVDMKNVSGTKLELEFIKLLLAKSLMLETMLIELKAQNVADELRILEELTRFRRASPQAEMILVHQAVN; via the exons ATGAGGAAAAAGGGTAGTTCAAGAATAACCgggtcaaaaaagaaaatgcctGACTCGACTTCAGACATAATTAGTCATCTTCCAGGCAATGTACTTGATAAAATCTTAATGTGTTTGCCGATACAAGATGCAGTGAGGACAAGTCTTTTGTCACGGGAATGGAGATATGTGTGGGTGAAGCTTCCTCAACTGGTATTTGATGAGATGTTCTACAGAGATTTGAAAGAAACGATGCATGCTAAACTTTTGATGATTATTTATAAAGTTATGTTTCTTCACCGTGGACCAATAATCAAGTTTGCACTCTCGTTAGATGGACTGGAAAGCTGTTCTGAGATCGACCAGTGGATACTTTATGTTTCAAACAATGATATCCAGGACTTCACCCTTCGCATTTGGAACGGGGAACTTTATAAGTTGCCATCATCGCTATATACGTGTTCGCTACTCAAGCATTTGAGTCTCCGTTCTTGTATGCTTAAACCTCCTCCTGGATTTGAAGGGTTTACCAGGCTCCTTTCTCTCAATCTTGATGAAGTTGTAATTGCTGATGACGTACTGTCAAGTCTGATCTCCAGTTGCCCATTACTCGAACAGCTGACACTTAATAACTCCACCAGTTTAAATTCCGTTGAAGTAATTGGTCCTAATCTTAAATCTGTATGTTGTTTTAGCCATATAAGATCTATTTGTTTCACAAATACTTCTCATCTCGCAAACGTCTCACTATATTTGAAAGGAGCGAAAGATGGAGAAGAAATATCTAGCTCTGTCGTGCTTCTTGACAGTATACCTGTCATTGAGTTTCTGGAATTGGACTTCCGTTATGTTAAG GGCATAGCTGCATGTGGTGTACCAACGAGGCTTCCAACTACTTTGAACAACCTTAAAAAGATTGTGTTATATGATATTTGTTTTGATGAACGAGATGAGGTCTCCGTTCTTATTTGCTTAATTAGAAGTTCCCCGAACTTGGAAAAAATTACTATTCAC GCATTTCCCATTGCGACTTTTGCTATTAGTGTTGATCTAGATTTTTCGGAAATGCATGGCTGTTCAGATGTCTCTTTGAATCTACTTCGCAAAGTGGATATGAAAAATGTCTCGGGCACAAAGCTTGAATTGGAGTTTATTAAGCTTTTGCTAGCCAAATCACTGATGCTGGAGACGATGCTTATTGAGCTGAAAGCACAGAATGTTGCTGATGAGTTGAGGATTCTAGAAGAATTGACAAGATTTCGACGTGCATCACCTCAAGCAGAAATGATACTCGTACATCAAGCTGTAAATTGA
- the LOC131310495 gene encoding F-box/FBD/LRR-repeat protein At1g13570-like has product MELNNQINHRMKGNKRSTTDIISNLPSNVTEHILKDLPLRDAVRTSVLSREWRYKWVTRPQLVFTHQFFLKGWDNEKIKAVISRVLLFHQGPLIKFKFWYLPFQCCLDVNNWIFILSTKHIEDFTLLFHGGPSYEIPYHFYSFLKMKSLKLANCVLKLPPTFKGFSRLVNLNFLYVNISSEMCELFISTCPLLERLSLRHCSDFDSLEISAPNLKYFEFMGTFESLSLGNTALLAEISVSLLSWEETDSNWVKFFHSLPAIEDMHLDSSFLESFFAENVPERLPSTLNQLKALALSDVCYSNLDHVSWALCLLRSSPNLHKLQTSILNITPVQDPVVDFLQAQDFSKFSLNHLQKVKIRHFSGAEPEMHFVKFLLANSTVLEKMVILHEHEMSADKGFATLKELTRFPRASSKAELIFDVTPSDAV; this is encoded by the exons ATGGAGCTGAATAATCAGATTAATCATAG AATGAAGGGGAATAAGAGATCTACTACAGATATAATCAGTAATCTGCCAAGTAATGTCACTGAACATATTCTCAAGGACTTGCCATTGAGGGATGCAGTGAGGACAAGTGTCTTGTCAAGGGAATGGAGGTACAAATGGGTAACGCGTCCACAACTGGTATTTACTCACCAGTTCTTCCTAAAAGGGTGGGACAACGAAAAAATCAAGGCAGTTATTTCCCGAGTTTTATTGTTTCATCAAGGGCCATTAATTAAGTTCAAGTTTTGGTATCTTCCCTTTCAATGCTGTCTTGATGTCAATAATTGGATCTTTATCCTGTCAACAAAACATATCGAGGACTTCACTCTTCTTTTTCACGGTGGCCCATCCTATGAAATTCCTTATCACTTCTATTCATTTCTGAAAATGAAGAGTTTGAAACTCGCTAATTGTGTACTCAAATTACCACCTACATTCAAGGGATTTAGCAGGCTTGTTAACCTTAATTTCCTTTATGTTAATATTTCTTCTGAAATGTGTGAACTGTTCATCTCTACTTGCCCCCTGCTAGAACGATTGAGTTTGCGTCACTGTAGCGATTTTGACTCCCTGGAAATCAGTGCCCCTaatctcaaatattttgaatttatgGGCACCTTTGAATCACTCTCTCTCGGAAATACAGCCCTCCTTGCGGAAATTTCAGTTTCTTTGCTTTCTTGGGAAGAAACAGACTCCAACTGGGTGAAGTTTTTCCATTCTTTACCTGCTATTGAGGACATGCACTTGGATAGCTCCTTTTTGGAG TCATTTTTTGCCGAAAATGTTCCTGAGAGACTTCCAAGTACTTTGAACCAACTCAAAGCTCTGGCTTTATCTGATGTTTGTTATTCTAATCTGGATCATGTCTCATGGGCTCTTTGCTTACTTAGAAGCTCGCCAAACCTACATAAACTTCAAACCAGT ATATTGAATATCACCCCAGTCCAGGATCCTGTTGTGGATTTTTTGCAAGCGCAagatttctcaaaattttcactGAACCATCTTCAAAAAGTGAAGATCCGCCATTTTTCTGGTGCAGAGCCTGAAATGCACTTTGTTAAGTTTCTCTTGGCAAATTCAACGGTACTCGAGAAGATGGTAATATTGCACGAGCACGAAATGTCCGCCGATAAAGGATTTGCAACTCTAAAAGAGTTGACTCGATTTCCAAGGGCATCTTCAAAAGCAGAACTCATTTTCGATGTGACACCATCAGACGCAGTTTAA